The Triticum aestivum cultivar Chinese Spring chromosome 3A, IWGSC CS RefSeq v2.1, whole genome shotgun sequence genome includes a region encoding these proteins:
- the LOC123059387 gene encoding uncharacterized protein: protein MFICNHCPFVKHLKKDIATLTSFYKEKGLASIAISSNSIVTYPKDGPEYMAEEAKLLKYSFPYLYDESQEVAKAFRAVCTPEFYLFKKDEQRQFELFYHGQFDDSGPRNNVPVTGRYIL, encoded by the exons ATGTTCATATGCAATCACTGTCCGTTTGTAAAACATCTTAAAAAGGATATTGCAACGCTCACTTCATTCTACAAGGAG AAAGGACTTGCTTCTATCGCCATATCCTCAAATTCAATTGTGACATATCCCAAG GATGGTCCTGAATACATGGCTGAGGAGGCAAAATTGTTGAAGTACTCTTTTCCTTATTTGTATGATGAG TCTCAAGAAGTTGCCAAAGCATTTCGAGCAGTCTGCACACCAGAGTTCTACTTGTTCAAAAAG GATGAGCAAAGGCAATTTGAACTCTTTTATCACGGCCAGTTTGATGATTCAGGACCCAGAAACAATGTGCCAGTCACTGGAAGGTACATATTGTGA